A window of Theropithecus gelada isolate Dixy chromosome 14, Tgel_1.0, whole genome shotgun sequence contains these coding sequences:
- the LOC112607232 gene encoding LOW QUALITY PROTEIN: putative olfactory receptor 10D3 (The sequence of the model RefSeq protein was modified relative to this genomic sequence to represent the inferred CDS: inserted 2 bases in 1 codon): protein MEVKNCSLVTEFILLGIPHTEGLEMVLFVLFLPFYACTLLGNVSILVAVMFSARLHTPMYFFLGNLSVFDMGFSSVTCPKMLLYLMGLSRLISYKDGVCQLFFFHFLGSIECFLYTVMAYDRFTAICYPLRYTVIMNPRICVALAVGTWLLGCIHSSILTSLTFALPYCGSNEVDHFFCDIPALLPLACADTSFAQRVSFTNVGLISLVCFLLILLSYXRITISILSIRTTEGRRRAFSTCSAHLIAILCAYGPIITVYLQPTPNPVLGTVVQILMNLVGPMLNPLIYSLRNEEVKTALKTILHKTGHVPES from the exons ATGGAGGTGAAGAACTGCTCCCTAGTGACAGAGTTCATCCTTTTGGGAATCCCACACACAGAGGGGCTGGAGATGGTACTTTTTGTCTTATTCCTGCCCTTCTATGCCTGCACTCTACTGGGAAATGTGTCTATCCTTGTTGCTGTTATGTTTTCTGCTCGCCTTCACACACCTATGTATTTCTTCCTGGGAAACTTGTCTGTGTTTGACATGGGTTTCTCCTCAGTGACCTGTCCCAAAATGCTGCTCTACCTTATGGGGCTGAGCCGACTCATCTCCTACAAAGACGGTGTCTGCCAGCTCTTCTTCTTCCACTTCCTGGGGAGCATTGAGTGCTTCTTGTATACAGTGATGGCTTATGACCGCTTCACTGCCATCTGTTATCCTCTGCGATACACAGTCATCATGAACCCAAGAATCTGTGTGGCCCTGGCTGTGGGCACGTGGCTGTTAGGGTGCATTCATTCTAGTATCTTGACCTCCCTCACCTTTGCCTTACCATACTGTGGTTCCAATGAAGTGGATCACTTCTTCTGTGACATTCCAGCACTCTTGCCCTTGGCCTGTGCTGACACATCCTTTGCCCAGAGGGTGAGCTTCACCAATGTTGGCCTCATATCTCTTGTCTGCTTTCTCCTAATTCTTTTATCCTA TAGAATCACGATTTCTATCTTAAGTATTCGTACAACTGAGGGCCGTCGCCGTGCCTTCTCCACCTGCAGCGCTCACCTCATTGCCATCCTCTGTGCCTATGGGCCCATCATCACTGTCTACCTGCAGCCCACACCCAACCCCGTGCTGGGAACCGTGGTGCAAATTCTGATGAATCTGGTAGGACCAATGCTGAACCCTTTGATCTATAGCTTGAGGAATGAGGAAGTAAAAACAGCCCTGAAAACAATATTGCACAAGACAGGCCATGTTCCTGAGAGTTAG